Genomic window (Manduca sexta isolate Smith_Timp_Sample1 chromosome 26, JHU_Msex_v1.0, whole genome shotgun sequence):
CAGAGCTCTACAATCACGATTCGCCgaatcatattaatttaatatgatagAGAACATTTTCAGTTTTTAGTATAcactttatttttagtaaattatcaTGTGTATTGAATACCATTAATTCTCGATCCGCTCAACTGTCTAGTGTTCAACATTTTCCTTGAATATTTATACCTCTGTTAAAGTAGTCATTAAAAATGTACGAGTATTCAATCCAGAGGATTACGCCAATGGCATTGAGGCGGCGAGATAACAGCGGGCGAgtcgttttaattattatttttatatggaccTATACAACTTGAAATCGAGCCGAGTGcgctgctcgcctgatggtaaaacACGACAGTCCCTAAACATTAGCAATACCATCCATaagtttacaaaacattaaGTGGCATTCTACCGCGCATGTCAGCTTGATACAGTATGTAAAATACAAAGAcaacgaaatattatattttgtgaaataaaaatactctaTATTACCTTTTTGAAATAACTACGTATTCTAAAATGATTTTCTTAATCTTTATTAAGTATGTTTTCTTACGTGTGAAAAtaagttgaaaaaaataaaaattcggaaactttaatgtatttatttatatagacgTATCCATACGTAGGGTGCCCTCGCGCGTGCAACACCACACAATCGGCTTACAGCCCTCAACGCGGCTCAATGCTCAATGTGTCACGAGGTCGATAACCTCATTTCGCTCAAATGTTTAGACTGCATGTGCACCTGTTTGCGTTACGTCAGCACTCGGCATTGATAAGGGTTCAACGTGTTCagattttattacattcaaaTGTGAGTTGTAATTGACATGGTACTAAATGCAGATGTCAGGGCGCCGTCTGTAGACTTTAATAACgtattgtagttatttttggtactgtaaaattaaaaacacattaatgaactttttaaacataaccatatgataataatttatagacatATAGCGAAGAAGAGGGTTGCAGTGtgctttgaaattaatatttgtagatAGACGTTTCGCTTATCATTTCGCGAACAACTATCTAATCTTGTAATTTAGATGTGTAAAAACACAGGTGTAAGGTATAGTTAACAGCTACGTGCGTGTCTCAATGTCTATCCACAGGCAGCGTTTCATTTTACTTGTATTAAACTTTCCGAGGGTTTATCCCGCATTTACGTGGCGACGGCGTAAGAATACCAAATGTGGCGAAACGTCCAGAGGTTTCGTAAGGACCCATCCTTCCCAGTCGACCGCAAAACACGGGATAAAAATGTGCGATATGTGAATTGTATGTATCGTGcatcacaaaattttaattgagcacattttaatacaaattttcaGGTATTCATTTGAAAAGTACGCTTACTGTCCGATTTGCATTTAATGAGCGAAACAATAAAGCCCATAGCGCAGTGGTTCCTAACCTGGGGGTAATTACCCCCGCAGGGGTAAAACGGAGATTCTAAGGGGGTAACACGGGATGGCacgaaatagtattaaaatagcaataaacaaaataatagtacGGTAAACGGTAGCACGGCGCTCTCATGCGCGCGGCTGATGGCGACGGCGGCGGGTGAGCTGCGGTGTGGGAGGGGTGAAGCATGACTAGCGGCGGGCCGGACAGGCGGCGATGTTCATTTTGTTTACCTAAGCTTAGGAAGAACACGCATTTTATTTGTTCCGCCGCGCATTGCAGAAATCgtattttgaattgtttaaaTTCAAAGGTAAGCAGTGTTTGTTAATATCGTCACGTTAATATTGTCACGAGTGATTTGTTTACGTAGGTATGTATTAGTTGATTTTGTTTTAGGTACCTAGAGGTGTTTTTGACATGGCTTCTACTTCATCTGGCAAAAAGCGCACTTATAAAGAAGCATTTCTACAATGGGGTTTCACAAGCATCGTagacaaaaatatagaaaagcCTCAGtgtgttttatgtaataaagtgCTTAATCCAGAAAGCATGAAACCGAGCAAATTAAAAGAACATTTTGCTAAAGTTCACAAGGAGTTCgcagataaaaatatagatttttttaagaaaaaggaGAGGATTCTGAAGTCTTCCCGCATGGATTCTACAGGCAATATACAGAAAGCAAATGAATCATGCCTTCAAGCTTCATACAAAATTGCTTATCGCATCGCACGTAATAAAAACCACACACTATAGGAGAGGACCTCATCAAACCTTGCTTGTTAGATGCAGTAGCACTTGTTATTGGTGAGCAACATGTAGCTAAGATTAAACAAATCTCACTCTCAAACACTACTATTCAAAGTCGCATATGTGAAATGAGTGCCGATATTCTAGCAACCGTTATTTCTGAAATAAAGGATAGTCCTATGTTTGCGCTGCAGTTGGACGAGTCCACAGATGTTGCTTCGTGTTCACAATTATTGGTGTTTACACGATACATTAAAGATGATGATGTAAAGGAGGAATATTTGTTCTGCAAGTCTTTGCCTACTACTACTCGCGGCGAAGACGTATTTCAAACGCTAAAAGAGTTTATAGAGGAAAATGGCCTAGACTGGTTAAAGCTGATTGGTACTTGTACAGACGGGGCGCCTTCCATGATGGGCATCCGTTCTGGTTTTCAGGCACTCGTGAAGCAAGTTGCTCCTCAAGTTTTCGGCTATCATTGCTTGATACACCGTTACGCTTTGGCTGTGAAAACGCTTCCACCAGATTTGCTAAACACGTTGAGTGACATAGTAAAAATTGTTAATCATATTCGAGGCAGCGCCACTAACTCAAGATTATTCAAAGTTTTGTGCGATGAAGTTGGTGCTACATTTAATGCTCTTTTGTACCATACAGAGGTACGTTGGTTATCAAGAGGCAAAGTTCTAAGTAGGGTTTACGAATTACGAGAAGAAATTGGATTGTTTTTGAAAACCAGAGAACacaaaagaaaaagaatattatgcaaaaattaaagaccaaacatttattctaaaatGGCGTACCTTGCTGATTTTTTCACTGAAATTAATAGTCTCAATATTTCACTGCAAGGAAATGAAACGAATATTTTGACGTTGCAGGATAAAATCGCAAGTTTTTTGCGCAAATTGGAACTTTACCAACGCAGAGTTCAAGCTGGTGATGTGTCAATGTTTACACAGCTAAGTGAGCaattagcaaataataatacatacaataaatataaacaagagAAAATCACGTTTGAAAATTCCGTGGTTCAACATTTAACTGCCGTGATAGACTCACTGCAGCAATATTTTCCGAACATGGACAGTCGTGAGTCCTACTCCTGGATTTTAAGACCATTTTCTACTTGCGTCGATATTTTCAAGGACGAAGATGTGTCAGCGAAAGTAGAGTTTCTCGGGCTGCGTGAGAATAACTCATTGAAAGTTGATTTTCAAAATGATAAACTAAGCACATTTTGGCGAAAAGCAGCTGCAGAATATCCCATTATAGCTGACAGagctttaaaaatgttgattcCATTTGCTACAACTTACAGATGTGAAACTGGTTTCTCAACTcttgttacattaaaaacaaaagccaGAAACCGTCTGAATGTTGAGCATGACATGAGATGCGCGTTGAGTGAAACCGAACCTAATATTGTCAAACTTGCGAATGCAAAGCAATTTCAACCTTCACACTAGTTAACTCCAAGATTTACATATTACTTTACTTGACTAGTTACCTAAACGTGCAATTTCTTAGAATTTAGTtagataataaacatattttcgtTCGAATTTgtgtggttttaattattttaaattggctaGGGGTAAACTCAATTCCCATACTTGTTCACAGGGGTAGTGACATTGAAAAGGTTAGGAACCACTGCCATAGCGGAACGTATATTTAATGGCCTGTACatctttttatgaaaataaagattCATAAAGCGAAATCGCATTCACAAATAagagcatatttttatattatctgatTTAGTTTTTAACGAATATGTATTTCATTTACTGATATTATGTAATTGAAATAATGCtacttatagattttttcacgagtatttgttttgtgtttactCCCTACGTTCCGAAGTTTGTAGCCTTTATGGTAGACATGAAGGATGCAaactaaattaatgaatattcgTGAAGTAAATTAATAAGGTTTAGCGAATATCACCTAAATTATGAACCCGAATGGAACTACTAGCTACTTCTTTACATGTTTTCGGTGAAGTCAATTAACGGAAATATCTGGTCCCGCCAGTCCAAAGTTCGCAATGTTGCACAACATCACGCCACATCGCACGAGAATACGCAACATGGCGCGATTTATCCGTTACGTATAATAATCAACGggacatgattttttagaaagttGACTCGCATTAAGCCTCATATTCCATGAATCACGTTATCCATTATCAAAGTAATATTGATCACTTTTCAAATGATGTTTTGTCTTATCGACGGTGATAAGTTTGATTCTGATGCGTTCGACGGTGAAGTATCATCAGCTGGCAATGTGAATCGATGAATGATTGTCCAAAAGGCAGGTGTAACAATCTGTGAAAGTATATGTAATTCTTCGTACTGATATCTTTTGAATCTTGATGTATTAGTAGCTTATCgttctatttataaatgaatttttaacgtaattcaaaaaaaaaaggaGTAGGTTATTCggcgtgttttttttaatgttattacgtcagaactcgctcatttatggaccgatttggatttttttttattcgaagaaatacacctccagattggtcccatagataGAATTTTTGTAATTCGCAAAAttgaccaatatttttattgttagcaAGTTCTGTCTCAACTAGATGGCACTGTCGATATAAAACCAGCTTAATGGGCTGTTTTGTTGCCGCCTTTCATCCGATAAATGTTATTGTTGATGTTCTGCCAATCTTCCATGGAAGCAAGTCTTAATTACCATTATAAAACTTCTAGTTTCTTCAATACTGCATTATAAAAACAGTCTAATAAATTCCGAGACAATCTTGTTATCAAACGCGACATCCAATTAGGAGATCTCGTGAATTATAGTTTATCTCTCAGTATATCGCACTGATTACACAGAGGCACCTAATTATTCGGAGTGGTTTTGTAACGACTTGAATTAAACACTGGGCTCCTGTGTTTATCAAGGCGGGGAGAGATAATGGCAATTCCACATGAGTTGTTGAATCGTTGCGTTTAATACGAttggcaaattattttataacatctgGTTAACTAAAAATccttatggtaatattaatgatgtttttttatgtttatgcgtatgttagaaatttaaattaaactatttttcggattttatcgattaatattaagtattataaccGCGATTTATGACGAATGTAAcatgttttaaagttaacaagATCAAGAGAAAAACTGACCATACGCATAAAACTccgttcaattatttttacattgaaaatgcatagtttaatatatatgataatactaaattaatagGATTATAATCAATACATAAGACGAACGCTGCGTTTTGAACGTCTATCCGAAAAAGCCTTTAGTGGGTGGTGAGACAATGGCCTGGTTACATAAACCGTACCGCGCTCGCCCGGGGAGCCTCGACACTCTACTAAAcatcttttataatttcattacatCTGGAGCTCGGGTTTGTCTTATTTTACCACTTTGTTTTTGTCTTTGGAATAGCCAATTTCCAGTTTACGAAAGCGTTTTtagtaaagaatttatttatgcgATCTAAATGCTTTGtatctaaagaaaaaaattttgtctttaaaattacaattataaatctaTCTGTATTGATCCTGTTTGCGCATGACGAGATGACTTTGTATTCATTACCACGATATTCTAAGAGCGgtattaatagatgcaactAACTCGGTTTCTtagaataaaagtaattaaatgaaaataaaataaagatactcAGATAGATTTATCTTGATATTAGCCTAAGATTTTTAGATGGTCTGTAGTTTCAAAGATTATCTAATAAAACTGTAGCTCTTCATTATATTTGTGTAGATTCTCTTATATGACGTAACATAcctaattt
Coding sequences:
- the LOC119188478 gene encoding protein ZBED8-like; translated protein: MSADILATVISEIKDSPMFALQLDESTDVASCSQLLVFTRYIKDDDVKEEYLFCKSLPTTTRGEDVFQTLKEFIEENGLDWLKLIGTCTDGAPSMMGIRSGFQALVKQVAPQVFGYHCLIHRYALAVKTLPPDLLNTLSDIVKIVNHIRGSATNSRLFKVLCDEVGATFNALLYHTEDKIASFLRKLELYQRRVQAGDVSMFTQLSEQLANNNTYNKYKQEKITFENSVVQHLTAVIDSLQQYFPNMDSRESYSWILRPFSTCVDIFKDEDVSAKVEFLGLRENNSLKVDFQNDKLSTFWRKAAAEYPIIADRALKMLIPFATTYRCETGFSTLVTLKTKARNRLNVEHDMRCALSETEPNIVKLANAKQFQPSH